A section of the Methanoculleus taiwanensis genome encodes:
- a CDS encoding Coenzyme F420 hydrogenase/dehydrogenase, beta subunit C-terminal domain, with protein sequence MTAKGDLLYAWTTDDTLREKAETGGAVSALLKYALESGTVDAVFAVRKGADVYDAVPTLITDPAEIGGAAGSLHCGTLLLPKQMRRCLLAVEPDMKVAAVLKGCDVKAMYEMAKRNQINLDNVIMIGLNCGGTIRPETARIIVREKLGLDPDDVVKEEIDKGKFIVITKDGEHKGISIDELEEGAENLLGDEGLGRRSNCRRCKIKIPRQADLACGNWGVIGDKAGNATFVEIGSEKGANLVNGAVNAGALATEAPPEKGIAIRGKVENAMLKLGDAWRERYFGALGEGKERLQTIMEETSRCIKCYSCIENCPVCYCQDCSTKQDYFVEPGKVPPPFMFHLIRFTHISDSCVNCGQCEELCPVEISNSVFMHALQVDLEELFGFHPGEDMTPPVLALVDEKAERKRLDATGSDQIFDIFTKS encoded by the coding sequence ATGACGGCAAAAGGCGATTTACTCTATGCGTGGACGACCGACGACACCCTTCGGGAGAAGGCCGAGACCGGCGGCGCCGTCTCTGCTCTCCTGAAGTACGCCCTCGAAAGCGGCACCGTCGATGCGGTCTTCGCCGTCCGGAAAGGTGCCGACGTCTATGACGCGGTACCGACGCTCATCACCGATCCGGCGGAGATAGGGGGGGCGGCAGGATCGCTCCACTGCGGGACCCTCCTCCTCCCGAAACAGATGAGACGGTGTCTGCTCGCAGTCGAGCCCGATATGAAAGTGGCTGCGGTGCTGAAAGGCTGCGATGTAAAGGCGATGTACGAGATGGCCAAGCGCAACCAGATTAACCTCGACAACGTCATCATGATCGGTCTCAACTGCGGCGGGACAATCAGACCGGAAACGGCCAGAATCATCGTTCGGGAGAAACTCGGACTCGATCCCGACGACGTCGTCAAGGAGGAGATCGACAAAGGAAAGTTCATCGTCATCACGAAAGACGGCGAACACAAGGGCATCTCCATCGACGAACTCGAAGAGGGAGCCGAGAACCTGCTCGGTGACGAGGGGCTCGGCCGCCGTTCCAACTGCCGCCGCTGCAAGATCAAGATACCCCGGCAGGCCGATCTTGCCTGCGGAAACTGGGGTGTCATCGGCGACAAGGCAGGAAACGCTACGTTCGTCGAGATAGGCTCGGAAAAAGGTGCAAACCTCGTGAACGGAGCAGTGAACGCCGGTGCTCTTGCGACCGAAGCCCCACCTGAGAAAGGGATCGCGATCCGCGGCAAGGTCGAGAACGCAATGCTCAAACTCGGTGATGCGTGGCGTGAGCGCTACTTTGGTGCACTTGGGGAAGGGAAAGAGCGCCTCCAGACGATTATGGAGGAGACGAGCCGCTGCATCAAGTGTTACTCCTGCATTGAGAACTGTCCGGTCTGCTACTGCCAGGACTGCAGCACAAAGCAAGACTACTTTGTCGAACCAGGGAAGGTGCCGCCGCCGTTTATGTTCCACCTGATCCGGTTCACCCACATCTCCGACTCCTGCGTCAACTGCGGCCAGTGCGAGGAACTCTGCCCGGTGGAGATCTCAAACTCGGTCTTTATGCATGCCCTGCAGGTCGACCTCGAGGAACTCTTCGGGTTCCACCCCGGCGAAGATATGACGCCGCCTGTCCTCGCACTCGTTGACGAAAAAGCGGAAAGGAAGCGCCTTGACGCAACCGGCAGCGACCAGATCTTCGATATCTTCACCAAATCCTGA